The Variovorax paradoxus B4 genome includes a region encoding these proteins:
- a CDS encoding Bug family tripartite tricarboxylate transporter substrate binding protein, whose protein sequence is MQSRNAPVLCALASAAVLFCSSAFAAYPEKTITIVVPTAAGGANDAMARVIGQAMSAALKQPVVIDNKAGANGAIASEFVMRAAPDGYTLMLGYVATHAMNPALQKLRYDPVKDFEPVAMVGTSATLMVVTPSVTANNAKELVAALKAAPDKTSYASAGNGTAPHFAAEMFKLSTGTSMLHVPYKGSAPAITDTLGGQTQVMFPSLFTAMPYVKAGKLKAIGVAGTKRSLQMPDVPTLKEQGIDNVDVSQWYGIFAPAKTPKPVIEQLNKVLNAALADPGIIRKLEDHGAEVEIMTPEQMRTYVQQEQVKWKKVVQSAKLSAD, encoded by the coding sequence ATGCAATCTCGTAACGCACCCGTCCTGTGTGCCCTGGCTTCGGCGGCCGTGCTCTTCTGCAGCAGCGCGTTCGCCGCCTATCCCGAGAAAACGATCACCATCGTCGTGCCGACCGCCGCGGGGGGCGCCAACGACGCGATGGCGCGGGTCATCGGCCAGGCGATGTCGGCCGCGCTCAAGCAACCGGTCGTCATCGACAACAAGGCGGGCGCCAACGGCGCGATTGCCAGCGAGTTCGTCATGCGCGCCGCGCCGGATGGCTACACGCTGATGCTGGGCTATGTCGCCACGCATGCGATGAATCCCGCGCTGCAGAAGCTGCGCTACGACCCGGTGAAGGACTTCGAGCCCGTGGCCATGGTCGGCACGTCCGCGACGCTGATGGTCGTGACCCCTTCCGTCACGGCGAACAATGCGAAGGAACTCGTCGCCGCGCTCAAGGCCGCGCCCGACAAGACAAGCTACGCATCTGCCGGCAATGGGACCGCACCGCATTTCGCCGCCGAGATGTTCAAGCTCTCGACCGGCACCAGCATGCTTCATGTGCCGTACAAGGGGTCGGCGCCTGCAATCACCGACACCCTCGGCGGCCAGACACAGGTGATGTTCCCGAGCCTCTTCACTGCCATGCCCTACGTCAAGGCCGGCAAGCTGAAGGCGATCGGCGTGGCCGGTACCAAGCGTTCGCTGCAGATGCCGGACGTGCCGACGCTCAAGGAACAGGGCATCGACAACGTGGATGTCTCGCAGTGGTACGGCATCTTCGCGCCAGCCAAGACCCCGAAGCCCGTGATCGAGCAACTCAACAAGGTGCTCAATGCGGCGCTGGCCGACCCCGGCATCATCAGGAAGCTGGAGGACCACGGGGCCGAGGTGGAGATCATGACGCCCGAGCAAATGCGCACCTATGTGCAGCAGGAGCAGGTCAAATGGAAGAAGGTGGTCCAGTCTGCAAAGCTTTCGGCCGACTAG
- a CDS encoding HpcH/HpaI aldolase/citrate lyase family protein, producing MLAELPPPARTYLFVPGTRPERFDKALASGADRVVLDLEDAVAADDKASARSAIATWLQAAAPADRSRIVVRINDAGSPWFAADLAALGGAPAASVLLPKAESAAQIAETQAALPRVGILALIESARGVSEVDDIAAAGAQRLVFGTLDFALDLDIDTSADASGLGYAASRIAIASRLAGLPAPVAGVTPQLDDEARLLSDLADARRFGFGAKLCIHPRQVQPIHAALRPSAEALAWARRVLVADAASPGAARLDGRMVDRPVVLQAQRTLALARN from the coding sequence ATGCTCGCCGAATTGCCGCCTCCTGCTCGCACCTACCTCTTCGTGCCCGGCACGCGCCCGGAACGTTTCGACAAGGCGCTGGCCAGCGGTGCCGACAGGGTCGTGCTCGACCTCGAGGACGCCGTGGCCGCCGATGACAAGGCCTCCGCGCGCAGCGCCATCGCGACATGGCTGCAGGCTGCAGCGCCCGCAGACCGGTCGCGCATCGTGGTGCGTATCAATGATGCGGGTTCGCCCTGGTTTGCCGCCGACCTTGCGGCGCTGGGCGGCGCGCCCGCGGCCAGCGTGCTCCTGCCCAAGGCCGAGTCGGCCGCGCAGATTGCCGAGACCCAGGCTGCGTTGCCGCGTGTCGGCATCCTCGCGCTCATCGAAAGTGCACGCGGTGTGTCCGAAGTGGACGACATTGCGGCCGCCGGCGCGCAGCGCCTGGTGTTCGGCACGCTCGATTTCGCGCTCGACCTCGACATCGACACCTCGGCGGACGCCTCCGGCCTTGGCTATGCCGCCAGCCGCATCGCCATCGCTTCGCGCCTGGCCGGCCTGCCGGCGCCGGTGGCAGGCGTGACGCCGCAGCTGGACGACGAGGCACGCTTGCTCTCGGATCTCGCCGATGCGCGGCGGTTTGGCTTCGGCGCCAAGCTGTGCATCCACCCCCGTCAGGTACAGCCGATCCACGCCGCGCTGCGTCCGAGCGCGGAGGCACTGGCGTGGGCTCGGCGCGTCCTGGTTGCCGATGCCGCATCGCCAGGCGCTGCCCGGCTCGACGGCCGCATGGTCGACCGGCCCGTGGTACTCCAGGCGCAACGCACTCTGGCCCTCGCCCGCAACTGA
- the dctA gene encoding C4-dicarboxylate transporter DctA — MNIRKLLKLLYVQVLIGLILGITVGHYWPDFGAALKPLGDGSVKLVKMMIAPVVFCTIVSGITSLGDSKEIGKTLLKAMGLFYALTILALITGLVTVLLIQPGAGMHIDPKNLDASVATRFANQVHIHGFTDFVMHIIPNAFVGAFAEGEVLPVLLLAVLCGFGLTKIGAAAKPVLEGIEGFSHMLFAAFGIIMRLAPIGAFGAMAFTVGRYGIKSIGSLGLLIGTFYVACIFFVVVVLGVLSRLHGFKLWQLMRYIKEELLVVLGTSSSEPVLPRLLLKLERLGCKKGVVGLVLPTGYSFNLDGTAIYLTLASMFIAQACDIHLSWLQIGSMLGIMLLTSKGAAGVTGSGFVALVATLTVMHDLPVAGVALIVGIDRFMSEARALTSTISNAVACIVVSIWENACDRNVLRRELAANYANTEHELEDGSADPRPPLGHAGPAH, encoded by the coding sequence GTGAACATCCGCAAACTCCTGAAGCTGCTCTATGTACAGGTCCTGATCGGCCTGATCCTCGGCATCACCGTGGGCCACTACTGGCCCGACTTCGGCGCCGCCCTCAAGCCCTTGGGCGACGGCTCCGTCAAGCTGGTCAAGATGATGATCGCGCCGGTGGTGTTCTGCACCATCGTGAGTGGCATCACTTCGCTTGGCGATTCCAAGGAGATCGGCAAGACCCTGCTCAAGGCGATGGGCCTCTTCTACGCGTTGACGATTCTCGCGCTCATCACGGGCCTGGTCACCGTCCTGCTGATCCAGCCAGGCGCCGGCATGCACATCGATCCGAAGAACCTCGACGCCTCGGTGGCCACACGGTTCGCGAACCAGGTGCATATCCACGGCTTCACCGACTTCGTCATGCACATCATCCCGAATGCGTTCGTCGGCGCCTTCGCCGAAGGCGAGGTGCTGCCCGTGCTGCTGCTCGCGGTGCTGTGCGGATTCGGGCTGACGAAGATCGGGGCGGCGGCCAAGCCGGTGCTCGAGGGTATCGAAGGCTTCTCGCACATGCTCTTCGCGGCCTTCGGCATCATCATGCGGCTGGCGCCGATCGGCGCCTTCGGCGCGATGGCTTTCACCGTGGGGCGCTACGGCATCAAGTCGATCGGGTCGCTCGGGCTGCTGATCGGCACCTTCTATGTGGCCTGCATCTTCTTTGTCGTCGTGGTGCTCGGCGTGCTGTCGCGCCTGCACGGGTTCAAGCTGTGGCAGCTGATGCGCTACATCAAGGAAGAACTGCTGGTGGTGCTCGGTACCTCGTCCAGCGAACCGGTCCTCCCCCGTCTCCTGCTCAAGCTCGAACGACTGGGTTGCAAGAAGGGCGTGGTCGGACTGGTGCTGCCGACCGGCTATTCGTTCAATCTCGACGGCACGGCCATCTACCTCACGCTGGCGTCCATGTTCATTGCCCAGGCCTGCGACATCCATCTGTCGTGGCTCCAGATCGGATCGATGCTGGGCATCATGCTGCTGACCTCCAAGGGCGCAGCGGGCGTGACGGGCAGTGGCTTCGTCGCATTGGTTGCCACGCTCACGGTCATGCATGATCTGCCGGTGGCCGGCGTCGCGCTGATCGTCGGGATCGATCGCTTCATGTCCGAGGCGCGCGCGCTCACCAGCACCATCAGCAACGCGGTGGCTTGCATCGTGGTCTCGATCTGGGAAAACGCTTGCGACCGCAACGTGCTGCGGCGCGAACTGGCAGCGAACTACGCCAACACCGAGCACGAACTCGAAGACGGGTCCGCGGACCCGCGGCCGCCGCTCGGCCACGCTGGCCCGGCACACTGA
- a CDS encoding MaoC family dehydratase N-terminal domain-containing protein, translating to MQSAKETPVDAQKDQLQSWIGRSETIEDTVNPTPVVALTATLDHPATPVTAGTALPPLWHWLYFLPMHRQSEIGADGHAKRGGFLPPVPLPRRMWAGSQFEFRSPIRVGDRVARTSTIDEVTTKEGRTGKLVFVKVRHEVRCNEAAEPALVEFHDIVYREAQRPDDIVPPPQAAPPEVAWRRRIVPDDVLLFRYSALTFNGHRIHYDRQYVTQVEGYPGLIVHGPLIATFLMDLLRRQMPEADVASFRFKAVRPTFDLNAFHVSGQPLADGKSIHLWASDHEGWLTMDATAVLR from the coding sequence ATGCAGTCAGCAAAGGAGACACCAGTGGATGCACAGAAAGACCAGCTGCAATCGTGGATCGGGCGCAGCGAGACGATCGAAGACACCGTCAACCCCACGCCCGTCGTCGCGCTGACGGCCACACTGGACCATCCGGCGACGCCGGTCACTGCCGGCACCGCGCTTCCGCCCCTTTGGCATTGGCTCTACTTCCTGCCCATGCACCGGCAGAGCGAGATCGGCGCCGACGGCCATGCCAAGCGCGGCGGCTTCCTTCCACCCGTTCCCCTGCCCCGGCGCATGTGGGCCGGCAGCCAGTTCGAGTTCCGCTCCCCGATCCGCGTGGGCGACCGTGTCGCGCGGACCTCGACCATTGACGAAGTCACGACGAAGGAAGGCCGCACCGGCAAGCTCGTGTTCGTGAAGGTGCGCCACGAGGTGCGCTGCAACGAGGCCGCAGAGCCGGCGCTGGTCGAGTTCCACGACATCGTTTACCGCGAAGCACAGCGCCCGGACGACATCGTGCCCCCACCCCAGGCCGCACCGCCCGAGGTCGCCTGGCGCCGCCGCATCGTGCCGGACGATGTGCTGCTCTTCCGGTACTCCGCGCTCACCTTCAATGGCCATCGCATTCACTACGACCGCCAGTACGTGACGCAGGTTGAAGGCTATCCCGGCCTGATCGTGCACGGTCCCCTGATCGCGACATTCCTGATGGACCTCCTGCGCCGCCAGATGCCAGAGGCCGACGTGGCGAGCTTTCGCTTCAAGGCCGTCCGTCCGACTTTCGACCTGAACGCGTTTCACGTCAGCGGCCAGCCTCTGGCAGATGGCAAGTCGATCCACCTCTGGGCCTCGGACCACGAGGGTTGGCTGACGATGGATGCCACCGCGGTCCTGCGCTGA
- a CDS encoding CaiB/BaiF CoA transferase family protein: MQPLKGITVVTLEHAIAAPFATRQLADLGARVIKIERPGSGDFARGYDERVRGLASHFVWTNRSKESLTLDVKHPEAAQVLERLVMEKADVVVQNLAPGAARRLGLGYEKLSGAKPSLIVCDISGYGDDPHHPGPYRDKKAYDLLIQSEAGFVSVTGTPEEPCKAGPSIADIAAGMYAYSNILAALLQRGQTGRGQRIDISMLESLAEWTSYPLYYAFEGAEPPPRTGASHATIYPYGPFPAGDGTSVMLGLQNEREWVSFCDKVLQQPELATAPRFTANFKRVAERVALRQIIVDAFRPLTGAQVVERLELAQIANAQVSTMKDVWAHPQLEARGRWTEVGTAVGPVPAMLPPGTWDTGPRMDPVPALGEHTDAILAELGFSAAEIDRLHASNAV, translated from the coding sequence ATGCAGCCACTCAAGGGCATCACCGTCGTCACGCTGGAGCACGCGATCGCCGCCCCCTTCGCCACCCGCCAGCTGGCCGACCTCGGCGCCCGCGTCATCAAGATCGAGCGCCCCGGTTCGGGCGACTTCGCCCGCGGCTACGACGAACGCGTTCGCGGTCTGGCGTCGCACTTCGTCTGGACCAACCGCTCCAAGGAAAGCCTCACGCTCGACGTGAAGCACCCCGAGGCGGCCCAAGTGCTCGAGCGGCTGGTCATGGAAAAGGCCGATGTCGTCGTGCAGAACCTGGCACCGGGTGCCGCAAGGCGCCTCGGACTGGGCTACGAGAAGCTCTCCGGCGCCAAGCCGAGCCTGATCGTTTGCGATATTTCCGGCTATGGCGACGATCCGCACCATCCCGGCCCGTACCGCGACAAGAAGGCCTACGACCTGCTGATCCAGAGCGAGGCCGGCTTCGTTTCCGTGACAGGCACGCCTGAAGAGCCCTGCAAGGCGGGCCCTTCGATCGCGGACATCGCCGCGGGAATGTACGCCTACAGCAACATCCTCGCGGCGCTGTTGCAGCGCGGCCAGACCGGCAGGGGCCAACGCATCGACATCTCGATGCTGGAGTCGTTGGCCGAGTGGACCAGCTACCCGCTCTACTACGCCTTCGAAGGCGCGGAGCCACCGCCGCGTACCGGCGCCAGCCACGCGACCATCTATCCCTACGGCCCGTTTCCTGCCGGCGACGGCACCTCCGTGATGCTGGGCCTGCAGAACGAGCGCGAATGGGTGAGCTTCTGCGACAAGGTGCTGCAACAGCCCGAGCTCGCGACGGCCCCCCGTTTCACCGCCAACTTCAAGCGCGTGGCGGAGCGCGTGGCGTTGCGGCAGATCATCGTCGACGCCTTCAGGCCACTGACCGGTGCGCAGGTGGTCGAGCGGCTCGAACTCGCACAGATCGCCAACGCCCAGGTCAGCACGATGAAGGACGTGTGGGCGCATCCCCAGCTCGAGGCGCGCGGACGCTGGACCGAGGTGGGAACGGCCGTTGGGCCGGTGCCCGCCATGCTGCCGCCCGGTACCTGGGACACCGGCCCGCGCATGGATCCGGTGCCCGCACTCGGCGAGCACACGGACGCGATCCTGGCCGAGCTCGGCTTCAGCGCGGCCGAGATCGACAGGCTGCATGCATCCAACGCCGTCTGA
- a CDS encoding 4-oxalomesaconate tautomerase: MSRTIPCVLMRAGTSRGPFFLREWLPESDEERDQALIGAIGASDPLQLDGVGGGSTLNSKVAIVSRSKEPGCDLDYLFAQVGVGHRSVDTRPNCGNMLSGVAPFAIEQGLVEAQDGVTQVRVFNVNTRSRVDVTVRTPGKRVTYEGDARIDGVAGTAAPVLLNFLDAWGAVTGKVFPTGRRIDTIDGIEVTCIDAAMPLMIVRARDLGVAGGEKPAALDSNGALLERLEKLRLQAGLLMGLGDVSGSVIPKPVLVSVGDSPDSITSRYFTPRRCHASHAVTGAIGVLSAFALPGTVASAAAREPGRHNLVLLHPAGQIDVEVELEGRADDATVKAAALVRTARKIMQGEMQLPDYVFTRPEAAPRQSATFPRKPVTIIVPTRAGGGNDTMARIIASELKPLLGQEVVVDNRAGANGAIASEYVARAEPDGHTLMFGYVGTHAMNPALQKLGYHPVKDFEPIGLIGSSPTLMVANRDAGFDDVRSLLKHLRSAPGGIRYASAGDGTPPHFAAELFQLSTGTKMEGRTFEGAAPAILDTLDGRSQVMFPSLFTAHPFILDGRLRALAVAAPARLDGLAAVPTLSESGIDGVDVSQWYGLFAPAGTSPAVIAQINRALNEVLANPQVIARFERQGARVEAGTPNALRERVRRDFGRWQDVVAKGGLAPQDARLLAVD, from the coding sequence ATGAGCAGGACCATTCCATGTGTACTGATGCGTGCGGGTACCTCGCGCGGCCCCTTCTTCCTGCGGGAGTGGCTGCCTGAAAGCGACGAGGAGCGCGACCAGGCGCTGATCGGTGCGATCGGTGCCTCCGATCCGCTGCAGCTCGACGGTGTGGGCGGCGGCAGCACCCTCAATAGCAAGGTCGCCATCGTTTCCCGTTCAAAGGAACCGGGCTGTGATCTGGACTACCTGTTCGCGCAGGTAGGCGTCGGCCACCGTTCCGTCGACACCCGGCCGAACTGCGGCAACATGCTGTCGGGCGTCGCACCCTTCGCGATCGAGCAGGGGCTGGTCGAGGCGCAGGATGGGGTCACGCAGGTACGTGTCTTCAACGTCAACACGCGATCGCGCGTTGACGTCACGGTCAGGACGCCCGGCAAGCGCGTCACCTACGAGGGAGACGCGCGCATCGACGGCGTGGCGGGTACGGCTGCACCGGTCCTGCTGAACTTCCTGGACGCCTGGGGCGCTGTGACAGGCAAGGTCTTTCCGACCGGCCGGCGGATCGACACGATCGACGGCATCGAGGTGACCTGCATCGATGCGGCCATGCCGCTCATGATCGTGCGCGCGCGCGACCTCGGCGTCGCCGGCGGCGAAAAGCCTGCGGCGCTGGATTCGAATGGGGCGCTGCTGGAGCGGCTCGAGAAGTTGCGCCTGCAGGCCGGCCTGCTGATGGGGCTCGGGGATGTCTCAGGCAGCGTCATTCCCAAGCCGGTGCTGGTCAGCGTGGGGGACTCGCCAGACAGCATCACCTCGCGCTACTTCACCCCGCGCCGCTGCCACGCCTCGCATGCGGTCACGGGTGCCATCGGCGTGCTCAGTGCCTTCGCACTCCCGGGCACGGTCGCAAGCGCCGCAGCTCGCGAGCCGGGTCGTCACAACCTGGTCCTGCTGCACCCGGCAGGGCAGATCGACGTGGAAGTCGAGCTCGAGGGCCGGGCGGACGACGCAACGGTGAAGGCAGCGGCGCTGGTGCGTACCGCCAGAAAGATCATGCAGGGCGAGATGCAGTTGCCCGACTATGTCTTCACGCGGCCCGAGGCCGCTCCACGCCAGTCGGCCACGTTCCCGCGCAAACCCGTCACGATCATCGTGCCGACCCGTGCAGGCGGCGGCAACGACACGATGGCCAGGATCATCGCGTCCGAATTGAAGCCATTGCTCGGCCAGGAAGTCGTCGTGGACAACCGAGCCGGCGCCAATGGCGCCATCGCAAGCGAGTATGTGGCCCGGGCAGAACCGGACGGCCACACCCTCATGTTCGGCTACGTGGGCACCCACGCCATGAACCCTGCACTCCAGAAGCTGGGCTATCACCCTGTCAAAGACTTTGAGCCGATCGGCTTGATCGGATCGTCGCCGACCCTGATGGTGGCCAACCGGGACGCCGGCTTCGACGACGTGCGCAGTCTCCTGAAGCATCTGCGCAGCGCGCCAGGCGGCATCCGGTATGCGTCGGCCGGTGACGGTACGCCGCCGCACTTCGCTGCCGAACTGTTTCAGCTCAGTACCGGTACCAAGATGGAGGGCAGAACATTCGAGGGAGCCGCGCCTGCCATCCTGGACACATTGGATGGTCGCTCGCAGGTCATGTTCCCGAGCCTGTTTACCGCGCACCCCTTCATCCTCGACGGCCGGCTGCGGGCGCTTGCCGTCGCAGCCCCAGCGCGACTCGATGGTTTGGCAGCGGTTCCCACGCTTTCTGAATCAGGCATCGACGGGGTCGATGTCTCGCAGTGGTACGGCCTGTTCGCACCGGCTGGCACCTCGCCTGCAGTCATCGCACAGATCAACCGCGCCCTGAATGAGGTTCTTGCCAACCCGCAAGTGATTGCCCGATTCGAACGCCAGGGTGCCCGGGTTGAAGCCGGTACTCCCAATGCGTTGCGGGAGCGCGTTCGCCGCGACTTCGGCCGTTGGCAGGACGTGGTGGCGAAGGGCGGCCTCGCGCCGCAAGATGCCCGCCTGCTTGCGGTGGACTGA
- a CDS encoding IS110 family transposase: MEVIHSRCAGLDVHKQTVVACVRIAGDGPPLQEVRTFATTTSALLSLCDWLDSFQVEVVAMEATGVYWKPVWHVLEGHFELVLANAAHVKNVPGRKTDVNDSMWLADLLAHGLIRASFVPPVAVQELRTLTRTRKQLVRERSAHAQRIEKVLEDANLKLSVVLSDILGKSARAVLQAIIDGQDDPQHLISCIGRVKASRAELLEALRGRVSTHHRFMLKLHLSHIDALDQAIAAIEKEVGLGLEPFRQAAKLLSTMPGLSAVSAHVIVAEIGIDMSRFATPGHLLSWACLCPRNDESAGKRRSTRLRRGGQWLKTTLVQAAWSAVRVKGGYLQAQFHRLRARRGAKKAIIAVAASMLTAAWHMLRDGTEWHDLGAAHFDRADAHKTANRLIRRLQQIGYAVQLTPAG, from the coding sequence ATGGAAGTCATTCATTCCCGCTGCGCGGGCCTGGACGTTCACAAACAAACCGTGGTGGCGTGCGTGCGCATCGCTGGCGACGGCCCCCCGTTGCAGGAAGTGCGCACCTTTGCCACCACCACCTCGGCTCTGCTGAGCTTGTGCGACTGGCTCGACTCCTTCCAGGTCGAGGTGGTCGCCATGGAGGCCACCGGGGTGTACTGGAAGCCGGTGTGGCATGTGCTCGAAGGCCACTTCGAGCTGGTGCTGGCCAACGCCGCGCACGTGAAGAACGTGCCCGGGCGCAAGACCGACGTCAACGACTCGATGTGGCTGGCCGACCTGTTGGCCCACGGCCTGATCCGCGCCAGCTTCGTGCCCCCGGTGGCCGTGCAGGAGCTGCGCACGCTCACGCGCACGCGCAAGCAGCTCGTGCGCGAGAGGAGCGCGCACGCGCAACGCATCGAGAAGGTGCTCGAGGACGCCAACCTCAAGCTCAGCGTCGTGCTCAGCGACATCCTGGGCAAGAGCGCGCGCGCAGTGCTGCAGGCCATCATCGACGGCCAGGACGACCCGCAGCACCTGATCTCCTGCATCGGCCGCGTCAAGGCCAGTCGCGCCGAGTTGCTGGAGGCGCTGCGCGGGCGCGTCAGTACGCACCACCGCTTCATGCTCAAGCTGCACCTGAGCCATATCGACGCGCTGGACCAGGCCATCGCCGCCATCGAGAAGGAGGTGGGCCTGGGGCTCGAGCCGTTTCGACAAGCCGCCAAGCTCCTGAGCACCATGCCGGGCCTGAGCGCTGTCAGCGCCCACGTGATCGTGGCCGAGATCGGCATCGACATGTCGCGATTTGCCACGCCCGGCCACTTGCTGTCCTGGGCCTGCCTGTGCCCGCGCAACGACGAGAGCGCCGGAAAGCGCCGCTCCACCCGGCTGCGCCGCGGCGGCCAATGGCTCAAGACCACGCTGGTGCAGGCCGCCTGGTCCGCCGTGAGGGTCAAGGGCGGCTATCTGCAGGCGCAGTTCCATCGGCTGCGCGCCCGACGCGGCGCCAAGAAGGCCATCATCGCCGTGGCCGCCTCGATGCTCACCGCCGCTTGGCACATGCTGCGCGACGGCACCGAATGGCATGACCTCGGTGCCGCTCACTTCGACCGCGCCGACGCTCACAAAACCGCCAACCGCCTGATCCGACGACTTCAGCAAATCGGCTACGCGGTGCAACTCACACCGGCTGGATAG
- a CDS encoding adenylosuccinate lyase family protein, translating into MASTIIDSRIFGDMFSDARMRDVWSDENRTAKYLDIERALAKVQGELGIIPKEAADEIVRNCELSQIDWAKLKAKTEQIGYPIIAVVNQINANCRDKLGEYCHWGATTQDITDTAAVLQMREGLALVEQDLNEIGDALAALAKKYRDTPVIGRSNLQQATPITFGYKMASILAGIDRHRERLQQLKPRVLMGEFGGASGTLSSLEKGAMETQAGLMKELGLSQPLISWHTVRDTIAEVGAFLGLVGGSLGKIAMDVKLMMQTEVAEVFEPFAPGRGSSSTMPQKRNPISCLYIHANISVARQHAAALMDAMVADHERSTGPWEIEWVSLPEIFCLMSGALKQTKFILKGLEVDATRMRANIDITNGLVMSEAVMMGLGPYIGREYAHDLVYDLCRQALADSRPLIEILATHPEINKHVTRAQLDAMCDPANNLGQAGVMIDRVLGARR; encoded by the coding sequence ATGGCCTCTACCATCATCGACTCGCGCATCTTCGGCGACATGTTCAGCGACGCGCGCATGCGCGACGTCTGGTCCGACGAGAACCGCACCGCCAAGTATCTGGACATCGAGCGCGCCCTCGCCAAAGTGCAGGGCGAGCTCGGCATCATCCCGAAGGAAGCGGCGGACGAGATCGTCCGCAACTGCGAGCTCTCCCAGATCGACTGGGCAAAGCTCAAGGCCAAGACCGAGCAGATCGGCTATCCGATCATTGCGGTCGTCAACCAGATCAACGCCAACTGCCGCGACAAGCTCGGCGAGTATTGCCACTGGGGCGCCACCACGCAGGACATCACCGACACGGCCGCGGTGCTCCAGATGCGCGAAGGTCTCGCGCTGGTCGAGCAGGACCTCAACGAGATCGGCGATGCGCTGGCTGCCCTGGCGAAGAAGTACCGCGACACGCCGGTCATCGGTCGCTCCAACCTGCAGCAGGCCACGCCGATCACCTTCGGCTACAAGATGGCGAGCATCCTGGCGGGGATCGATCGCCACCGTGAGCGCCTGCAGCAGCTCAAGCCGCGCGTCCTCATGGGCGAGTTCGGCGGCGCGTCCGGCACCTTGTCCTCGCTGGAGAAGGGCGCGATGGAAACCCAGGCCGGCCTGATGAAGGAGCTGGGCCTGTCACAGCCCCTGATCTCGTGGCACACTGTGCGCGACACCATCGCGGAAGTCGGCGCCTTCCTCGGCCTGGTGGGCGGCTCGCTCGGCAAGATCGCGATGGATGTCAAGCTCATGATGCAGACCGAAGTGGCGGAGGTCTTCGAGCCGTTCGCGCCGGGCCGCGGTTCGTCGTCGACCATGCCGCAAAAGCGCAATCCCATCTCCTGCCTCTACATCCACGCCAACATCTCGGTGGCGCGCCAGCATGCGGCGGCCCTGATGGATGCGATGGTGGCCGACCACGAGCGCTCGACCGGACCCTGGGAGATCGAGTGGGTCTCGCTGCCAGAGATCTTCTGCCTGATGTCAGGTGCGCTCAAGCAGACCAAGTTCATCCTGAAGGGCCTGGAGGTCGACGCGACCCGCATGCGCGCCAACATCGACATCACGAACGGCCTTGTGATGTCGGAGGCAGTGATGATGGGCCTCGGGCCGTACATCGGCCGCGAATATGCGCACGACCTGGTCTATGACCTGTGCCGCCAGGCACTGGCCGACAGCCGGCCGCTGATCGAGATCCTGGCCACCCATCCGGAGATCAACAAGCACGTCACGCGAGCCCAACTCGACGCAATGTGCGACCCGGCCAACAACCTCGGCCAAGCCGGCGTCATGATCGATCGCGTGCTCGGCGCGCGCCGCTGA
- a CDS encoding LysR family transcriptional regulator codes for MAINFNLNDLQAFRAVAELSSFRKAAEALHVSQPAFSRRIEKLEEALGVRLLERTTRRVSLTAVGRDFDRKVQQLLDDLDLTLLGIRGVATTRMGEVTIACVPSTVYYFVSQVISRYHERYPKVRVKVFDASANEVLAAVSRGEADFGLNFIGGQEPDIEFRPLMEERFVAACRRDHALAGKRRVSWTELAKYDYISVSKASGNRLLLDQALSGLPGRPQAIYEAQHVTTLLGLVEAGLGVAAVPSIAMPGADHPLLVSVPLVDPVVSRKVGLIRRKGRTLSPAAMQFFEFFAEMKAKRGSRKAAAR; via the coding sequence ATGGCAATCAACTTCAACCTCAACGACCTGCAGGCGTTCCGCGCCGTGGCCGAACTGAGCAGTTTCCGCAAGGCGGCCGAGGCGCTGCACGTATCGCAGCCCGCGTTCAGCCGGCGCATCGAGAAGCTGGAGGAAGCGCTTGGCGTGCGGCTGCTGGAGCGGACCACGCGGCGGGTGAGCCTGACGGCGGTCGGGCGCGATTTCGACCGGAAGGTGCAGCAGCTGCTCGACGATCTGGACCTCACGCTGTTGGGCATCCGCGGCGTGGCGACGACGCGCATGGGCGAGGTCACCATCGCTTGCGTGCCGTCGACGGTCTACTACTTCGTGTCGCAGGTGATCTCGCGCTATCACGAGCGATACCCGAAGGTTCGGGTCAAGGTCTTCGACGCCAGTGCCAACGAGGTGCTGGCCGCGGTGTCGCGCGGGGAGGCGGATTTCGGGCTCAACTTCATCGGCGGCCAGGAGCCCGACATCGAGTTCAGGCCGCTGATGGAGGAGCGCTTTGTCGCCGCTTGCCGGCGCGACCATGCGCTCGCTGGCAAACGCAGGGTGAGCTGGACTGAACTGGCGAAGTACGACTACATCTCGGTGAGCAAGGCGTCCGGAAATCGCCTGCTGCTGGACCAGGCGCTGTCAGGTTTGCCAGGGCGCCCGCAAGCGATCTACGAGGCGCAGCACGTCACGACGTTGCTGGGGCTGGTCGAAGCCGGGCTCGGCGTCGCGGCAGTTCCCTCGATCGCCATGCCGGGGGCCGATCACCCGCTTCTGGTCAGCGTGCCATTGGTCGACCCGGTCGTCAGCCGCAAGGTGGGCCTGATCCGGCGCAAGGGCCGCACCCTCTCTCCGGCCGCCATGCAGTTCTTCGAGTTCTTCGCCGAGATGAAGGCGAAGCGCGGAAGCCGGAAGGCGGCCGCGCGGTGA